In Conger conger chromosome 12, fConCon1.1, whole genome shotgun sequence, one DNA window encodes the following:
- the cd8b gene encoding T-cell surface glycoprotein CD8 beta chain, whose protein sequence is MALLVHLWTAFVWIAVAVQSLQSPSPRYPKLGEWETLRCDCAGLLCQTVYWGRMHMMGGKAEFQFLFSHNQADRITHGTGIDASDFGGSLSAGSSNTYSLKLKVKEEHAGLYFCIVPNKRSYQLGLLARLLPGETPQAPPTTKTTTTKKKPCPCPREDTILPVKGCSFRVLWSLAGTIMGLALVLLATLLYFSRLPKKCRHQLVKK, encoded by the exons ATGGCCTTGCTGGTGCACCTGTGGACAGCCTTCGTTTGGATAGCAG TGGCTGTCCAATCTCTGCAGTCACCGAGCCCTCGGTACCCAAAACTGGGCGAGTGGGAGACCCTGCGCTGTGACTGTGCTGGACTGCTGTGCCAGACTGTGTACTGGGGTCGGATGCATATGATGGGGGGGAAAGCAGAATTCCAGTTCCTTTTCTCCCACAACCAGGCGGACCGGATTACACACGGTACAGGGATCGATGCAAGCGACTTTGGAGGCAGTCTGAGTGCGGGCAGCAGCAACACCTACTCCCTCAAGTTGAAGGTGAAGGAGGAGCACGCGGGCCTGTACTTCTGCATTGTACCCAACAAACGCTCCTACCAGCTGGGATTGCTGGCGCGACTCCTCCCCGGAG AGACACCTCAGGCTCCGCCCACCACcaaaaccaccaccaccaagaagaagccctgcccctgccctaGGGAAGACACAATTCTGCCAG TGAAAGGATGCAGTTTCCGAGTATTGTGGTCACTGGCCGGAACGATCATGGGCCTGGCACTCGTTTTACTGGCCACACTTCTGTACTTTTCCC GTCTTCCCAAGAAGTGTCGTCACCAGCTTGTCAA GAAATAG